CAGCAGCCTTAAGCTCAAGCTTTGCGTCACTCTTTTTAGCAGTATCAACAATCGTCTTTATCCCCTTAGCAATTCCTTTAACATTCTCTACATCAGCACTTGCTCCTTGACCATTCCCCGCAATATCCACAATATCACTGCTACCACTTTCAGCTTTAGCCATCTCTTCAGCAGCTTTTATCATTTCTGCTAACCATCCTCCAACTTCTTTGACAGCACTTTCAGCAGCACTTTTCAAAGTAGCCTTCCCCGCACTCCCATCAGCATTCAAAGCAAACTTTCCGCTCTTAGCCAATCCCCTCAAAACAATAGCAGCAGCAATTTGATCATTCTTCTTCCCTATATTATCATCATTAAAATCAGCAGCACCAGCAACACCACTACCAATAGCAGCTTCTATCGCATTCTTAGCCGCACCAGCCGCTTGACCAGCGTCACCCTTTTCAGCAGCATCAACAATCGCAGCTAATATCTGCTCCCCACTAACTGAACTAACAGCCGTAGCCGCCTTCTCAGCAGCAGTCTTAACATCATTAGCATCACCACCAGCAGCAGCAACAGCATTAACAGCGAACAACTTCCCTGCCTCCTTGTTATTATCCCCTTCAGCAGCAGCCTTAAGCTCAAGCTTTGCGTCACTCTTTTTAGCAGTATCAACAATCGTCTTTATCCCCTTAGCAATTCCTTTAACATTCTCTACATCAGCACTTGCTCCTTGACCGCCCACCGCAATATCCACAATATCCCCTCAAAACAATAGCAGCAGCAATTTGATCATTCTTCTTCCCTATCCCATTATTATCATTAAAATCAGCAGCACCAGCACCACCAATAGCAGCTTCTATCGCATTCGTAGCCGCACCAGCCGCTTTACCAGCGTTACCCTTTTCAGCAGCATCAACAATCGCAGCTAATATCTGCTCCCCACTAACTGAACTAACAGCCGTAGCCGCCTTCTCAGCAGCAGTCTTAACATCATTAGCAGCACCATCAGCAACAGCATTAACAGCGAACAACTTCCCTGCCTCCTTGTTACTACTACCCCCTTCAGCAGCAGCCTTAAGCTCAAGCTTTGCGTCACTCTTTTTAGCAGTATCAACAATCGCAGCTAATATCTGCTCCCCACTAACTGAACTAACAGCCGTAGCCGCCTTCTCAGCAGCAGTCTTAACATCATTAGCAGCACCACCAGCATCAGCACCAACAGCGAACAACTTCCCTGCCTCCTTGTTACTACCCCCTTCAGCAGCAGCCTTAAGCTCAAGCTTTGCGTCACTCTTTTTAGCAGTATCAACAATCGTCTTTATCCCCTTAGCAATTCCTTTAACATTCCCTACATCAGCACTTGCTCCTTGACCATTCCTCGCAATATCCACAATATCACTGTTACCACTTTCAGCTTTAGCCATCTCTTCAGCAGCACTTTTCAAAGTAGCCTTCCCCGCACTCCCAGCAGCATCCAAAGCAAACTTTCCGCTCTTAGCCAATCCCCTCAAAACAATAGCAGCAGCAATTTGATCATTCTTCTTCCCTATCCCATATTATTATCATCAAAATCAGCAGCAGCATCACCACTACCAATAGCAGCTTCTATCGCATTCTTAGCCGCACCAGCCGCTTGACCAGCGTTATCCTTTTCAGCAGCATCAACAATCGCAGCTAATATCTGCTCCCCACTAACTGAACTAACAGCCGTAGCCGCCTTCTCAGCAGCAGTCTTAACAACAGCATCACCACCATCAGCAACAGCATTAACAGCGAACAACTTCCCTGCCTCCTTGTTACTACTACCCCCTTCAGCAGCAGCCTTAAGCTCAAGCTTTGCGTCACTCTTTTTAGCAGTATCAACAATCGTCTTTATCCCCTTAGCAATTCCTTTAACATTCTCTACATCAGCACTTGCTCCTTGACCATTCCTCGCAATATCCACAATATCACTGTTACCACTTTCAGCTTTAGCCATCTCTTCAGCAGCTTTTATCATTTCTGCTAACCATCCTCCAACTTCTTTGACAACACTTTCAATGCTAATCTCCTTTCCAGTAGCTTGCGCGTTATCTTTTGCTGCGTTAGTTTCACCTTTTTCATTAGATAATTTATCAAGCTTTTCCTTTGTATCTTTCAATGTTTTAGTTATAGAATCAAAATATGTTTTTGTATCAGACTTTTTTGGATTTGCTTTTAGAAAAGCGTCCGCAACTAATCCCCCAAAAGCGTTAAACACATCTATGAATCCATTACCTAATTTTATAATTGATTGGTAAAATATACTTGCTGAGTCTTTACCTCCCTCAGCACCAGCCTGTTCTCCAGCATTGTTTTTGCAATTGATAAAAACAATGAAAGCTGTCAAAAATATTGCACTTGAAATTTTTTTCATATTAGTTTCCTCCTCAATGAAACATTTTTTAAATATTATTAATTTTTATTTTAGATATACTGCGTTTGATGGTTAAAATGTTTTGATTTAATTTTATGCAAAATTTAGGAAAGTTTTCTTTTAAAATTATTATAAAAATTTTTTCTTATTTTTTTAAGTTTTGATTTTTGAAGCTTATTTAATTCCATTTAAGTTATGTGGATTTTGCAATTATTGTATTTGTTTTATTTTCTTCTTGGTAAGAACATTTTACTAGATATTTCTTTATTTGTGATAAATTTTTTATTGCCTTTTTAAAGTTTTAAAGATTTATATCTTAGATATAAATCTTTAAAACTTTAAAAAGGCAATAAAAAATTTATCACAAATCTTGTGAAAAAAAAAATTTTGAGCTACTATGATGTCTTATACTTTTCATTGAGGAGGAAACTAATATGAAAAAAATTTCAAGTGCAATATTTTTGACAGCTTTCATTGTTTTTATCAATTGCAAAAACAATGCTGGAGAACAGGCTGGTGCTGAGGGAGGTAAAGACTCAGCAAGTATATTTTACCAATCAATTATAAAATTAGGTAATGGATTCATAGATGTGTTTAACGCTTTTGGGGGATTAGTTGCGGACGCTTTTCTAAAAGCAAATCCAAAAAAGTCTGATACAAAAACATATTTTGATTCTATAACTAAAACATTGAAAGATACAAAGGAAAAGCTTGATAAATTATCTAATGAAAAAGGTGAAACTAACGCAGCAAAAGATAACGCGCAAGCTACTGGAAAGGAGATTAGCATTGAAAGTGTTGTCAAAGAAGTTGGAGGATGGTTAGCAGAAATGATAAAAGCTGCTGAAGAGATGGCGGCTAAAGCTGAAAGTGGTAACAGTGATATTGTGGATATTGCGGGGAATGGTCAAGGAGCAAGTGCTAATGTAGAGAATGTTAAAGGAATTGCTAAGGGGATAAAGACGATTGTTGATACTGCTAAAAAGAGTGACGCAAAGCTTGAGCTTAAGGCTGCTGAAGGGGGTAGTAGTAACAAGGAGGCAGGGAAGTTGTTCGCTGTTGGTGCTGATGCTGATGGTAATGCTATGATGTTAAGACTGCTGCTGAGAAGGCGGCTACGGCTGTTAGTTCAGTTAGTGGGGAGCAGATATTAGCTGCGATTGTTGATGCTGCTGAAAAGGGTGACGCTGGTCAAGCGGCTGGTGCGGCTACGAATGCGATAGAAGCTGCTATTGGTAGTGGTGTTGCTGCTGATTTTGGTGATAATAATATAGGGAAGAAGAATGATCAAATTGCTGCTGCTATTGTTTTGAGGGGATTGGCTAAGAGCGGAAAGTTTGCTTTGGATGCTGCTGGGAGTGGGAAGGCTACTTTGAAAAGTGCTGCTGAAAGTGCTGTTGGGAAGACTGGAGGATGGTTAGCAGAAATGATAAAAGCTGCTGAAGAGATGGCGGCTAAAGCTGAAAGTGGTAGCAGTGATATTGTGGATATTGCGGGGAATGGTCAAGGAGCAAGTGCTAATGTAGAGAATGTTAAAGGAATTGCTAAGGGGATAAAGACGATTGTTGATACTGCTAAAAAGAGTGACGCAAAGCTTGAGCTTAAGGCTGCTGCTGAAGGGGGTAGTAGTAACAAGGAGGCAGGGAAGTTGTTCGCTGTTGATGCTGATGCTGCTGTGGTAATGATGCTGTTGTTAAGACTGCTGCTGAGAAGGCGGCTACGGCTGTTAGTTCAGTTAGTGGGGAGCAGATATTAGCTGCGATTGTTGATGCTGCTGAAAAGGGTAACGCTGGTCAAGCGGCTGGTGCGGCTAAGAATGCGATAGAAGCTGCTATTGGTAGTGGTGTTGCTGCTGATTTTAATGATAATAATGGGATAGGGAAGAAGAATGATCAAATTGCTGCTGCTATTGTTTTGAGGGGATTGGCTAAGAGCGGAAAGTTTGCTTTGGATGCTGCTGGGAGTGCGGGGAAGGCTACTTTGAAAAGTGCTGCTGAAGAGATGGCTAAAGCTGAAAGTGGTAACAGTGATATTGTGGATATTGCGGTGGGCGGTCAAGGAGCAAGTGCTAATGTAGAGAATGTTAAAGGAATTGCTAAGGGGATAAAGACGATTGTTGATACTGCTAAAAAGAGTGACGCAAAGCTTGAGCTTAAGGCTGCTGCTGAAGGGGGTAGTAACAAGGAGGCAGGGAAGTTGTTCGCTGTTAATGCTGTTGCTGATGCTGGTGATGCTAATGTTAAGACTGCTGCTGAGAAGGCGGCTACGGCTGTTAGTTCAGTTAGTGGGGAGCAGATATTAGCTGCGATTGTTGATGCTGCTGAAAAGGGTGACGCTGGTAAAGCGGCTGGTGAGGCTAAGAATGCGATAGAAGCTGCTATTGGTAGTGGTGCTGCTGCTGATTTTAGTGATAATAATAATGGGATAGGGAAGAAGAATGATCAAATTGCTGCTGCTATTGTTTTGAGGGGATTGGCTAAGAGCGGAAAGTTTGCTTTGGATGCTGATGGGAGTGGGAAGGCTACTTTGAAAAGTGCTGCTGAAAGTGCTGTTGGGAAGATGGGGGGGGTACGGAAACTAAGAAAATCCGCTAAAAAAGAAAAACACTTTTAACTCCCACAATGTTGGATTTTTTTATTCAATTGAAAAATTACTAAAATCAACAGTTCTTTTTCTTTATAAGGAAAAGCTGAAAGAACCAAAAAATACCTTACAGTAGATAGACACTCCTTTGTGATACTTAAATATATTTGCTAAATTTTTAGATAAATTTAATCTTATTTACAATAAAGGATTTTCTTTGCTTTATAAATTAAACATTCATTACACATTAATCTATAAAGAAAATACGGAGAAAATTGACAATGCATTAAGCCCATTAATAACTAAAACACTAGCCACAATAAATAAAAAATCAATGCATTTATTGAGCTAGTTAATTCTAATGAAAAAATCTTAAAATATTTAATAATCTAAAAATTAAACTTTATTTTATCTTACTATTTCATTGGAATTTTGATACTTATACCTATATCCTTTTAAGATTTTTATCAATGTCTGTTAAGCTCATTTAGCATTTTCATATCCTTTATAAAGTTAATTTCTGCTTGAATATTTTCTTATGGATTATTATTTAATAGTAGCATATCGGCCTCCTTATTACTTTTAATAAATACAAGCATTTATTAAAAACTATTTTTGCTAAGTTTTTTAAAAAAATTTATACAAAAAAGTGAAGCTTAGCTAAATTCTCTTGTCAAAGAATCTCGCCAAGCTCCCCACTTAATTTAAAATTCTCAAAAAGGTAGGTGTAAATGATAATATTTATACAACTACACTAATTGTAGTATAGTTCAACTTAAAATTAAAATCAATTCGTCTTTTTACTCAATTGAAATTTGGCAAATTTCAAAAAGTCCATAAAATATAATTCATAATTTTAATTTAAAAGTATGAATTATATTTTATATTGAAACTCAAAAAGGAGGTCAGTATGGCACATATATTTTAAATGATGCTAACAACAAGACGTTAATTGTAGATTTAGATCCCTAAAATAATCTAACAAACTATTTTTTTCAATATATTAAAAATATTGAAAAAAATAATGTTTAATATCTCTTTAAAAGAGATCAAACTGTGGCTTTTAACGAATATATGAATTCAATAAATAATAATAATAATTTTATAGTTATGTTTTAATAAACATATTATATTTCATAAATAGATAAAAATCCCTTAAAAGGGTAAACTAAATTTGGATTGTCAAACCTTAAGTTTAACTGTTCTTAAATAATTCTCATATCCTTTTATTAAAGATAAAATATAGCCTTCTCCTTTTTTATTTTTTAATGCCTTAAAGTCATTAAGCAAAACCTCAAAATCTTTTTTGGTTAGTGAATAAAGACTAGCTACAATAAAATTATTTTCATTTTCTTTTTCTTTGAAAAATTCATCTTTGGTATCTAGATTTAATATTTTATTAACTTTTTCTTTACTAAATTTAAAATGCTCTAAGTAAAGTAAATTAGAGAAATTTAAAGAATCATTTTTGGCTATTAGCAAGGAAGTATTTTTTACTAAAGTTAAGTACAGAGAATTAGCCAAAATTTCATCTTCTTCGGGTTGAGGCATGGGACACTGATAAAGACACGATTTTACAATATCGGTACTTAAAGCAAATCTTCTTACTAAATAGTCAAATGCTAGTGAATTAAATATAGAAATAATAAATAATTTTTTGTAAATAGATATTGGTGTTTTTTCATAATTTATATATATTGATCCCATACAATAACAATTTTTAGGAGACAAAGCGCTAATCATTGTTCTTTCATTTGTGTTGCTTGCAATTCTTCTATATAGTATTTTTTCGACTTGATAGTAGTTATCTTTAGTTAATACTTTTCCCAAGTCTTCTTTATTTATCCATAAAAACTTAGAACTTTCTTTTGCAGCTTTATCTTTAAAAAATCTTGAATTAAATTGATGAATATTGGCTCCAGAATAAAGAAATATAAAATTTTGATTATTATATTCTTTTAATAAAGATTTACAATTCTTAATACTTGGATCTAGCCCTTTTTTAAAATCAATATATTTTTCACTAAGAGGACTAAATTGACTAAACATTTTGCTAATAAGATTAAACTCTTCATTATCTTTAAATTCCATTATTGATTCTTGAAAAGGAGATAGTTTTTTAATTTGGTTTATATGTAATTCAATCCCTTTATAAGCATTTTCTTTGTTGTTTTTTAAATCTCTAGTTATT
This genomic stretch from Borrelia maritima harbors:
- a CDS encoding variable large family protein — encoded protein: MDIAVGGQGASADVENVKGIAKGIKTIVDTAKKSDAKLELKAAAEGDNNKEAGKLFAVNAVAAAGGDANDVKTAAEKAATAVSSVSGEQILAAIVDAAEKGDAGQAAGAAKNAIEAAIGSGVAGAADFNDDNIGKKNDQIAAAIVLRGLAKSGKFALNADGSAGKATLKSAAESAVKEVGGWLAEMIKAAEEMAKAESGSSDIVDIAGNGQGASADVENVKGIAKGIKTIVDTAKKSDAKLELKAA
- a CDS encoding BlyB family putative holin accessory protein, with the translated sequence MFAKFLDKFNLIYNKGFSLLYKLNIHYTLIYKENTEKIDNALSPLITKTLATINKKSMHLLS
- a CDS encoding variable large family protein gives rise to the protein MGKKNDQIAAAIVLRGLAKSGKFALDAAGSAGKATLKSAAEEMAKAESGNSDIVDIARNGQGASADVGNVKGIAKGIKTIVDTAKKSDAKLELKAAAEGGSNKEAGKLFAVGADAGGAANDVKTAAEKAATAVSSVSGEQILAAIVDTAKKSDAKLELKAAAEGGSSNKEAGKLFAVNAVADGAANDVKTAAEKAATAVSSVSGEQILAAIVDAAEKGNAGKAAGAATNAIEAAIGGAGAADFNDNNGIGKKNDQIAAAIVLRGYCGYCGGRSRSKC
- a CDS encoding variable large family protein, with translation MLAAIVDAAEKGNAGQAAGAAKNAIEAAIGSGVAADFNDNNGIGKKNDQIAAAIVLRGLAKSGKFALDAAGSAGKATLKSAAEEMAKAESGNSDIVDIAVGGQGASANVENVKGIAKGIKTIVDTAKKSDAKLELKAAAEGGSNKEAGKLFAVNAVADAGDANVKTAAEKAATAVSSVSGEQILAAIVDAAEKGDAGKAAGEAKNAIEAAIGSGAAADFSDNNNGIGKKNDQIAAAIVLRGLAKSGKFALDADGSGKATLKSAAESAVGKMGGVRKLRKSAKKEKHF
- a CDS encoding variable large family protein; this translates as MKKISSAIFLTAFIVFINCKNNAGEQAGAEGGKDSASIFYQSIIKLGNGFIDVFNAFGGLVADAFLKANPKKSDTKTYFDSITKTLKDTKEKLDKLSNEKGETNAAKDNAQATGKEISIESVVKEVGGWLAEMIKAAEEMAAKAESGNSDIVDIAGNGQGASANVENVKGIAKGIKTIVDTAKKSDAKLELKAAEGGSSNKEAGKLFAVGADADGNAMMLRLLLRRRLRLLVQLVGSRY
- a CDS encoding variable large family protein, encoding MKKISSAIFLTAFIVFINCKNNAGEQAGAEGGKDSASIFYQSIIKLGNGFIDVFNAFGGLVADAFLKANPKKSDTKTYFDSITKTLKDTKEKLDKLSNEKGETNAAKDNAQATGKEISIESVVKEVGGWLAEMIKAAEEMAKAESGNSDIVDIARNGQGASADVENVKGIAKGIKTIVDTAKKSDAKLELKAAAEGGSSNKEAGKLFAVNAVADGGDAVVKTAAEKAATAVSSVSGEQILAAIVDAAEKDNAGQAAGAAKNAIEAAIGSGDAAADFDDNNMG
- a CDS encoding variable large family protein gives rise to the protein MLAAIVDAAEKGDAGQAAGAATNAIEAAIGSGVAADFGDNNIGKKNDQIAAAIVLRGLAKSGKFALDAAGSGKATLKSAAESAVGKTGGWLAEMIKAAEEMAAKAESGSSDIVDIAGNGQGASANVENVKGIAKGIKTIVDTAKKSDAKLELKAAAEGGSSNKEAGKLFAVDADAAVVMMLLLRLLLRRRLRLLVQLVGSRY